The genomic stretch AAATCCCTTGTGTTGGTTCATCGGAGGTTATCGGGGTTTCCTGTATGCCCCATGTCGCTCCCTTATCTGCGGAATAATAAATTCTACCTTCGGTGGTCCCGATCCAAACTTTGTTTCCTTGTACGGCGATATTACTGTTACTGGCTGCAAAAGCTCCTTCACCTTCAATACCTTTTGGTAAATCGGAACACGCCAGTTTGGTCCAAGTAACTCCCCCATCTCTCGTGATGATGATGGAAAGACACCCATTTACCGTATCGCCAACCGCAATCCCCTCGGTATCGTTCCAAAACGCAAGGCTATCATAAAAAACACCTTCGCCCTCTTCCGTGTACACCAATTCCATTTTTCCGGTATCGCCTGTTTTATATAGCAAGGCCGGACTTTCTATGGAAAGCATGAAAAAATCTTCAGAAGTTCCGCCCACGGCCCTAAAACTAGGTGTGATGGAGTCGTAGGATTGAATATTGGTCCTGACCTTATTGGAATTGACATCCACGGTGCCGTACACTCCATTGCTGCCTGCAAAGGCCAATGTTCTACCATCCAAAAATGTGATGGCCCGAATACTTACCGAATCTTCAAAAACCGCGGTTACGTTAACGGATTGAAAGGGTTGTTTTTTCGGTTCTTCGGCACACGAAAACAAAACCAAAACGGCAAAAAGGGAAAGGATTGACCTCATTGTATTTATTTTCTTCAAAAGTAAGGAGAAATCATACCTTTGCAACCTTATTTTATATGATGCGTTTACACAGAAACTTGGTATTTGCCGTAATTGATGCCCTTCACATGATTTTTAACGAAGGGGAATATGCCGATAAAGTAATCGAAAAAGTATTACGTTACGATAAACGCTGGGGATCCCGTGACCGTGGCTTTATCGCCGAAACGACCTATGATATCGTTCGATGGAAACGCCTCTATTCCGAAATAGCCGAAGTTCACGAGCCATACACCAGGGAGCACTTATTCCGATTGTTCGGTGTTTGGTGCGTACTCCGCGGTATTCGGATTCCAGACTGGAAGCAGTTGGAAGGCACCCCTGAAAGAAGAATCAAAGGTCGGTTTGATGAACTTTCCAAAATCCGAAAGTTTAGGGAGTCGATTCCTGATTGGATGGATGAACTTGGTGAAAGGTCACTTGGAACTGAAGTTTGGACCAAGGAAATAGCGGCCCAAAACAAACAGGCCGAAGTCATCCTACGAACCAACACGCTCAAAGTCCCTAAACCACAATTGAAATCATTTTTGGCAAAGGAAGATATTGCCACCGAATTTATAGAGGGGTATCCCGATGCACTAAAACTGGTAGAACGCCAAAATGTTTTTGTGACCCAAACCTTTAAGGATGGGTTGTTCGAGGTGCAGGATGCATCGTCGCAATTGGTCGCCCCGTTTTTGGAGGTTGAACCGGGACAGCGTGTGATAGATGCCTGTGCCGGAGCGGGAGGAAAAACACTTCATTTGGCCTCACAAATGCAAAACAAGGGTCAATTAATTGCTTTGGATATTTATGAAAGCAAACTCAAAAAGCTCAAAAAGAGGGCTAGGCGAAATGGTGTCCACAATGTAGAGACCAGAGTGATCGATTCCACCAAGGTGATCAAAAAATTGCACAATAGCGCCGATAGGTTATTGTTGGATGCCCCGTGCTCCGGGTTGGGCGTCATCAAAAGAAATCCCGATTCCAAATGGAAACTGGAGCCCGAATTCGTGGACCGCATTATGGGTGTGCAGCAAGATATTCTTCAGAATTACAGCAAAATGGTGAAAAAAGGGGGGCAAATGGTCTATGCTACATGCTCTATCCTGCCACAAGAGAATGCAGAGCAAGTCAAAAAATTCTTGGAGTCCGAGAACGGAAAAGATTTTGAATTTGTAAAAGAACGCAATGTGTTTGCTTCGGAGACCGGCTTTGATGGATTTTATATGGCGCTGTTGAAGAAAAACTGATTTTGAGTTATCCTTCCTAAATTTAAGCTACAACAATCATAGATTAGACTACATACCTGTTCCTAACTATGGGCAACTTTGCTGTGTCAATTTGTATTAATCAAAAATTCAAAGAAAATGGACACAAAAAAAGTATGGTTGGTCACTGGCGCATCCAAAGGTTTGGGACTGATTTTGGTAAAAAAATTGTTGAACCATGGCTACCGAGTAGCTGCTACTTCGAGAAGTTTAAATGCATTGGAAAGTGCAGTGGGCAAACACCACAATTTTCTTCCCCTCCAAGTAGATTTGGTAAATGAAGAAAGCGTGGAGGCTGGCATTTCCGGAGTCTTGGAAGCATTTGATCGTATCGATGTTGTCGTCAACAACGCAGGTTATGGTCAAAATGGGACCTTGGAAGAGCTATCCGATGATGAGTCACGACAAAACTTCGATGTAAATGTTTTTGGGATGTTGAACATCGTAAGGAAAGTGATGCCGCATCTTAGGGAACAAAAATCAGGGCATATTTTCAATATTTCATCGATTGCAGGTATGGTGGCCAATTTTCCCGGCTTTGGCATTTATTGCGCCACAAAGTTTGCCGTGGTTGGGCTTACCGAAGCACTTTCCGCAGAAGCAAAACCATTTGGAATCAATGCTACGGTAGTGTATCCGGGATATTTCCGTACCGAGTTTCTATCCGATGATTCTTTAAACTTGGCCAAAAACAGAATGGATGTTTATACTGAGGCGCGGGAATCGGAACGTATGCACAAGGAAGATATCGCTGGAAATCAGCTCGGTAATCCTGAAAAGGCCGCGGAGGTATTGATCGAAGTGGCCGAAAGCGAGAACCCAACTCTTCATTTATTCTTGGGGAGCGACTCCTACAATATGGCCCAAGATAAGTTGAAAAGCTTGGAAACAGCCTTGGAAAACAATAAGGCGTTAAGTCACTCTACGGATTTTAAGAATTAATCATTAATTTCAAAAAAGGAGCGAGGGAAAAACGCTCGCTCCTTTTAAACAAGATAACATGCACACATTTAACACCCTCAGCGAGTTCCATAAGTTTTGTGATCTGCCCAAACCCGAACACCCTTTGGTAAGTCTTGTAGATTACGGGCAGGTTGAATATAAAACCAAGGAAAATGAAATCCATTGGATGCAAAATTTTTACTCCATTGGATTGAAAAGGGATATCCACGCCAAAGTTAGGTACGGGCAACAAGAATATGATTTTGATGAAGGGCTATTGACCTTTGTAGGGCCAAAACAGGTACTTCAGTTTCAAATGCTGCCCTCGGAGAAGAAACCATCAGGTTGGTTATTATTGATTCATCCAGATTTTTTATGGGGCACACCATTGGCCAAGACCATCAAGAACTATGACTTTTTCGGCTATGCCATAAACGAGGCCTTATTTCTATCGGACAAAGAAGAACGAACCATTACCGAAATCCTACTCAATATTCAACATGAATATAAGTCCAATATGGACAAATTCAGTCAAAACATTATTGTCTCGCAACTTGAATTATTGCTCAATTATGCAGAAAGATACTACCAAAGACAGTTCATTACCAGAAAAATCAACAACCACGAGATTTTGGTTCGGCTGGAGAATCTTCTCGACCTCTATTTCAATGGAGAAGATGTTCTCAACAAAGGGATTCCGACCGTCCAATTCATAGCCGATAGTTTACATGTTTCATCAAGTTACCTGAGCAGTTTGCTCAAAATGTTGACCGGGCTAAGCACCCAGCAGCACATACATGAAAAACTTATAGATATAGCAAAAGAGAAATTGTCCACCACCCAACTTTCTGTAGGTGAAATAGCCTACACCTTGGGCTTTGAACATTCACAGTCCTTCAGTAAACTTTTCAAGACAAAGACCAATCTATCTCCTATGGCTTTTAGGGCCTCCTTCAATTAAAAAATAAATCCGGACACGTTCTGTTCTGAGCTTTATCAATTCAAACTTGTCCGGATTTACTCTGCATAAACCGCTATTGTTTCACCGTTGGATACTCTACACCCAACTGCTCCAAGTAGGTATCGTATTTGGTTTCATCATAATAAAATTCCTCCAAAGCTGGACGGAACATATCCTGTTTGTCCTTGTTCAAGAACGTGGGCGGCATATCATCTGCAGAAATCATCGGCTCATACTTGGTCTCCTTGGTCTGTTCCTTGTTAAAATAATCCCACGCTTGGGTCAATAGTTCTGGATTCAATAAGAAATCGATAATGGTCATTGCCTCTGCCTTTGCTCCGGCCGTAACTCCTTTGTGGGCAATAGGTGTTGCCATGGCAATCGCATTGGCCCAGTGATGACCCGGCAATCCCGGTATATTGGAAGGAAAACGCATGGTAACCGTAGGCACCTTCCAAGAAATGTCACCGATATCATCCGAACCACCGCTAACAGGCTCCAAAACAGGCAGTCCCATTTCAGATAGCTCGGTAGGCAATCCTTCGATTTTTTCAGATGCTACTTCGGTCTGTACCGCTTTGGCCAATTTTTGGTCTGCTTCCGTCCATTCAGGAAGTCCAACTTCCTTTATGTTTTCATACATGGTTTCGGCAATCACTTTATTGTAGTGTCTCGGCCATGCAGTTCCCAATACGCGTGATGTCATGGTAGTGCCTGTCATCATGGCCGCACCCTTGGCAATATCGTTCGCCTCGGCATACATTTCCATGATTCCCTCATAGGTAATATCTCTAAAATAATACCAAATAGCGGCCTTGGAAGGAACCACATTAGGCTGGTCTCCAGAATCTGTGAAAATGGAATGGGAACGCTTTAATGGATGCAAATGCTCCCTTTTATAGTTCCAACCTACATTCATAAGTTCAGCAGCGTCCAGAGCACTTCTACCTCTCCACGGGGCTCCTGCGGAATGCGCAGCTTCACCTTCGAACATATATTCCACAGAAATCAACCCAGTTCCGCGGGTAGGTCCCCAAGATACACTCAGATTACTGCTCACGTGGGTAAAAATGCACATATCAATATCATCAAAAAGTCCGTCCCGAACGTACCAGGCTTTAGCCGCGACCAACTCCTCGGCAATTCCGGGCCAAAGAATCAAAGTGCCTCCAATGCCTTCCTTTTCCATTACTTCCTTAACCGCCAAGGCCGATGTAATGTTCAATGGAATACCGGCGTTGTGTCCCTCACCGTGACCAGGTGCCCCTTCAACAATGGGCTTATTATAAGCTACCCCAGGATATTGGGATGCTTTTGGGATACAATCCACATCACTGCCCAAGGCAATAACGGGCCCGTCCCCATTGCTCCAAGTTGCGAACCAAGAGGTGGGAATATTAGAGACTGAATGCTCCACGGTGAAACCGTTTTCTTCCAAGATTCCTGTGAGGTATTTGGAACTTTCCTCCTCTTGAAAGCCCAGTTCGGCAAAACTGAAAATTTTATCCACCATGACCTGTGTCTGCTTTTTATTGGCGTCCACTAGGGCTTCTACCTCAGCCTTGAATTTTTTAATTTGACTTTTGGAGTACTTTTTCTGTGCTGTTGATGTGGCTACGCCAGCGAACAGCATAATCCCGGACAACAGGATTTTTGTTGTTTTCATAAGGTTGGTTTTGAGTTAGCTATTATTCTTCTAAGATAAGGAAAACTACTTCAATCCGTTTAATTGAAAGCCTTTAAGGGCATACTTTTGGGGATCCGATAAAATGTATAACTCAAGTTTTATTAAATTCTCAATTAGTCCCACCTGAAACAGAGCTGATTGATGTAAATCGGTTTGCCATCAAATATTTTTCAGCAGATTCCTGAAAAAATGCCGTAAGAAATTAGCCCACTCCCTGTCCTCATCAAACAGTAAAAGTAAAATTATGGTCACTACCAATAAAAAAGTGATTATTTGAAACTTATGCCGTTTATCCGATTTTTCATTTTCTTTCATCGAATCGTTTATCTGTTCAAAATCAAACCTACTTCAATTAAACTATATACGAAGTGATGGATTCACGTATGCCCCTTTTGAATTGACGAATGAGCTATCAACATGGGTTCGTTAACAAAACACCTTTCCGGTAGGATGAATTACAGAGCAAAATCGTATTTTTGCACTTTCTTAAACCGTTCAACGCACAGATTGTATGATCCATTTTTTTGGGGACAAGGCTACCAAGGTTTTTGCCGTCCAAACCACTCAGGAAATCGCTCAGGAAGATAGTAACAAACTGACTTGGTTGTTTGGCGACCAACCTAAGATTGAAGCGGCGTCTCTCGACGCCTTTTTTGTTGGCCCACGTGCCGCCATGGTAACACCGTGGAGTACCAATGCCACCGAGATTACCCAAAACATGGGCATCCAAGGAATTATTCGAATTGAGGAATTCCATTCGGTACCCGAAGACTTTACCGATTTTGATCCGATGCTTTCCCAAAAGTACAAGGCACTGGGGCAGGATATATTCACCATAGATATAGTTCCGGAAGCCATTCAAGGGATAGACGACATTGCATCTTACAACCAAAAAGAGGGATTGGCCCTAAGTGATGAAGAGGTTGCCTATCTGGAAGGCCTAGCTAAAAAATTAGGCCGAAAATTAACGGATTCCGAAGTGTTTGGTTTCAGTCAGGTGAATTCCGAGCACTGTAGGCACAAAATTTTCAATGGAACTTTTGTCATCGATGGAGAAGAAAAACCTTCTTCCCTTTTCAAATTGATCAAAAAGACATCCGAAGCCAACCCCAACGATATTGTTTCGGCCTATAAGGACAACGTAGCCTTCGTCAAAGGGCCAAAAGCTGTTCAGTTTGCACCAAAAAGCGCTGACAAGCCTGACTTTTATGAAGAAAAGGAATTTGATTCAGTCCTTTCACTAAAGGCGGAGACCCATAACTTCCCGACCACCGTGGAACCATTCAATGGTGCCGCAACAGGTTCCGGAGGCGAGATTCGGGACCGTTTGGCTGGTGGAAAAGGTTCGTTGCCATTGGCAGGTACCGCCGTTTACATGACATCCTACTCCCGTTTGGAAGAAAACCGTCCCTGGGAAAAAGGAATGAAAGAACGGGATTGGTTGTACCAGACGCCCATGGATATTTTGATCAAGGCATCCAACGGGGCATCCGACTTCGGAAACAAATTTGGTCAACCGTTGATCGCTGGTTCGGTTCTGACCTTTGAACATGAAGAAGAAGCACGCAAATTAGGGTTCGACAAAGTCATTATGATGGCCGGTGGTATCGGTTATGGAAAGATTGACCAGGCCTTGAAAGATACACCGAGCAAAGGAGACAGAATAGTTGTTCTTGGTGGTGACAACTATCGTATCGGGATGGGAGGAGCCGCCGTATCCAGTGCAGATACCGGTGAATTCAGCTCTGCCATTGAGTTGAACGCCGTACAACGTTCCAACCCAGAAATGCAAAAAAGAGCTTCGAACGCCGTTCGCGGATTGTTCGAAAGTCACGATAACCCCATCGTTTCCATTCACGATCACGGAGCTGGTGGACACCTGAACTGTTTATCGGAATTGGTGGAAGAAACCGGGGGAACCATCGATACGGACAAATTACCGGTTGGAGACCCAACACTTTCCAAAAAAGAATTGATCGGGAACGAATCGCAAGAACGCATGGGACTGGTCATCGGTGAAAAAGACTTGGACCTGTTGAGCCGGGTGTCGGCCCGTGAGCGCGCCCCCATGTACAACGTGGGTGAAGTTACAGGAGACCACACCTTTAAATTCACATCGGGTGAAACCGGCGAAACCCCGATGAACCTGGAACTTTCCGACATGTTCGGAAGCTCTCCCAAAAGCATCTTGGCCGATAAAACGGCACAGAAAAAATATCCCGCACTCTCCTACGCCTTGGAACACTTCCACGACTATTTGGAGCAAGTGCTTCAATTGGAGGCGGTTGCCAGCAAAGATTGGTTGACCAATAAAGTGGACCGTTGCGTGGGCGGACGTGTTGCAAAGCAACAATGTGCCGGCCCATTGCAGTTGCCTTTGAACAACTGTGGTGTTATGGCGCTCGATTTTAAAGGAAAAGAAGGAATCGCCACCAGTATTGGCCACTCCCCCATCTCGGCCTTGATAGACCCCGTAGCAGGAAGTCGAAACAGTGTTGCCGAATCCTTGACCAACATTGTTTGGGCACCGTTAAAAGATGGACTAAAATCCGTGTCGCTTTCCGCCAACTGGATGTGGCCCTGTAGAAACGAAGGCGAGGATGCCCGTTTGTATTCGGCCGTTGAATCTTTGTCGGAGTTTGTAATCGATTTGGGCATTAATGTGCCCACTGGAAAGGATTCGCTTTCCATGAAGCAAAAATATAAAGATGGAGATGTCTTGTCTCCCGGAACAGTGATTATTTCGGCCGCGGGCAACTGCAGCAACATCAACCAAGTGGTAGAGCCTGTTTTGCAGAAAGATGGCGGGGATATTTACTACATTAATCTGTCCAAGGACAGCCATAAATTGGGCGGTTCTTCCTTTGCTCAGATTTTGAACGGTATTGGTGATGAAGCTCCTTCCGTTTTGGATGCTGGCTACTTTAAGACCGCTTTCAATACATTGCAACAACTTATTAAAGATGGTAAAATATTGGCAGGTCACGATGTGGCTTCGGGAGGATTGATCACCACACTTTTGGAACTTTGCTTTGCTGATAATGATTTGGGTGCCAATCTAGATCTGTCCGACATCGGTGAACAAGATATCATCAAACTATTGTTCTCTGAAAATATTGGTATTGTTTTCCAAGCCAAAGATGCCTCTGCGGAAAATGAACTGAAATCGGCCGGTGTTGAATTTACCAAAATCGGTGTTCCATCAACGGAAAGTACCTTGAAAATCAAGAACAAGGGCATTGAAATCGGTTTGAACATTGCCTCCCTGCGCGATACTTGGTTTAAAACCTCCTATCTGTTGGACAACAAACAGACCGCGAATGGCCTGGCCAAAGACCGATATGATAATTATAAAGAGCAGCCCTTGGAATACAGTTTTCCATCAGAATTCAGTGGTGCTCTGCCAGAAGTCCCAAGAGCAAATCGACCCAAAGCGGCCATCCTACGTGAAAAAGGAAGTAATTCCGAGCGAGAAATGGCCAATGCGATGTTCTTGGCCGGTTTTGATGTGAAAGATGTGCACATGACCGACCTTATCACCGGCAGGGAAACCTTGGAAGACATTCAATTTATCGGCGCCGTTGGTGGTTTCTCCAACTCCGATGTTTTGGGAAGTGCCAAAGGTTGGGCCGGTGCCTTCAAATACAACGATAAGGCCAACAAAGCCTTAAAAGATTTCTTTGCAAGACCAGACACCTTGTCCGTAGGGATTTGTAACG from Flagellimonas oceani encodes the following:
- a CDS encoding WD40/YVTN/BNR-like repeat-containing protein, which produces MRSILSLFAVLVLFSCAEEPKKQPFQSVNVTAVFEDSVSIRAITFLDGRTLAFAGSNGVYGTVDVNSNKVRTNIQSYDSITPSFRAVGGTSEDFFMLSIESPALLYKTGDTGKMELVYTEEGEGVFYDSLAFWNDTEGIAVGDTVNGCLSIIITRDGGVTWTKLACSDLPKGIEGEGAFAASNSNIAVQGNKVWIGTTEGRIYYSADKGATWGIQETPITSDEPTQGIYSIDFYDENVGFAIGGDYTKPSSSVKNKIKTVDGGKSWQLIADGQEPGYKSCVQFVPNSGGEALVATGFTGISYSSDGGASWKGLSEEPFFTLRFLNDSTAYAAGSGRIAKLEFK
- a CDS encoding RsmB/NOP family class I SAM-dependent RNA methyltransferase, with the protein product MRLHRNLVFAVIDALHMIFNEGEYADKVIEKVLRYDKRWGSRDRGFIAETTYDIVRWKRLYSEIAEVHEPYTREHLFRLFGVWCVLRGIRIPDWKQLEGTPERRIKGRFDELSKIRKFRESIPDWMDELGERSLGTEVWTKEIAAQNKQAEVILRTNTLKVPKPQLKSFLAKEDIATEFIEGYPDALKLVERQNVFVTQTFKDGLFEVQDASSQLVAPFLEVEPGQRVIDACAGAGGKTLHLASQMQNKGQLIALDIYESKLKKLKKRARRNGVHNVETRVIDSTKVIKKLHNSADRLLLDAPCSGLGVIKRNPDSKWKLEPEFVDRIMGVQQDILQNYSKMVKKGGQMVYATCSILPQENAEQVKKFLESENGKDFEFVKERNVFASETGFDGFYMALLKKN
- a CDS encoding SDR family oxidoreductase, with product MDTKKVWLVTGASKGLGLILVKKLLNHGYRVAATSRSLNALESAVGKHHNFLPLQVDLVNEESVEAGISGVLEAFDRIDVVVNNAGYGQNGTLEELSDDESRQNFDVNVFGMLNIVRKVMPHLREQKSGHIFNISSIAGMVANFPGFGIYCATKFAVVGLTEALSAEAKPFGINATVVYPGYFRTEFLSDDSLNLAKNRMDVYTEARESERMHKEDIAGNQLGNPEKAAEVLIEVAESENPTLHLFLGSDSYNMAQDKLKSLETALENNKALSHSTDFKN
- a CDS encoding helix-turn-helix domain-containing protein yields the protein MHTFNTLSEFHKFCDLPKPEHPLVSLVDYGQVEYKTKENEIHWMQNFYSIGLKRDIHAKVRYGQQEYDFDEGLLTFVGPKQVLQFQMLPSEKKPSGWLLLIHPDFLWGTPLAKTIKNYDFFGYAINEALFLSDKEERTITEILLNIQHEYKSNMDKFSQNIIVSQLELLLNYAERYYQRQFITRKINNHEILVRLENLLDLYFNGEDVLNKGIPTVQFIADSLHVSSSYLSSLLKMLTGLSTQQHIHEKLIDIAKEKLSTTQLSVGEIAYTLGFEHSQSFSKLFKTKTNLSPMAFRASFN
- a CDS encoding amidohydrolase; translation: MKTTKILLSGIMLFAGVATSTAQKKYSKSQIKKFKAEVEALVDANKKQTQVMVDKIFSFAELGFQEEESSKYLTGILEENGFTVEHSVSNIPTSWFATWSNGDGPVIALGSDVDCIPKASQYPGVAYNKPIVEGAPGHGEGHNAGIPLNITSALAVKEVMEKEGIGGTLILWPGIAEELVAAKAWYVRDGLFDDIDMCIFTHVSSNLSVSWGPTRGTGLISVEYMFEGEAAHSAGAPWRGRSALDAAELMNVGWNYKREHLHPLKRSHSIFTDSGDQPNVVPSKAAIWYYFRDITYEGIMEMYAEANDIAKGAAMMTGTTMTSRVLGTAWPRHYNKVIAETMYENIKEVGLPEWTEADQKLAKAVQTEVASEKIEGLPTELSEMGLPVLEPVSGGSDDIGDISWKVPTVTMRFPSNIPGLPGHHWANAIAMATPIAHKGVTAGAKAEAMTIIDFLLNPELLTQAWDYFNKEQTKETKYEPMISADDMPPTFLNKDKQDMFRPALEEFYYDETKYDTYLEQLGVEYPTVKQ
- the purL gene encoding phosphoribosylformylglycinamidine synthase — encoded protein: MIHFFGDKATKVFAVQTTQEIAQEDSNKLTWLFGDQPKIEAASLDAFFVGPRAAMVTPWSTNATEITQNMGIQGIIRIEEFHSVPEDFTDFDPMLSQKYKALGQDIFTIDIVPEAIQGIDDIASYNQKEGLALSDEEVAYLEGLAKKLGRKLTDSEVFGFSQVNSEHCRHKIFNGTFVIDGEEKPSSLFKLIKKTSEANPNDIVSAYKDNVAFVKGPKAVQFAPKSADKPDFYEEKEFDSVLSLKAETHNFPTTVEPFNGAATGSGGEIRDRLAGGKGSLPLAGTAVYMTSYSRLEENRPWEKGMKERDWLYQTPMDILIKASNGASDFGNKFGQPLIAGSVLTFEHEEEARKLGFDKVIMMAGGIGYGKIDQALKDTPSKGDRIVVLGGDNYRIGMGGAAVSSADTGEFSSAIELNAVQRSNPEMQKRASNAVRGLFESHDNPIVSIHDHGAGGHLNCLSELVEETGGTIDTDKLPVGDPTLSKKELIGNESQERMGLVIGEKDLDLLSRVSARERAPMYNVGEVTGDHTFKFTSGETGETPMNLELSDMFGSSPKSILADKTAQKKYPALSYALEHFHDYLEQVLQLEAVASKDWLTNKVDRCVGGRVAKQQCAGPLQLPLNNCGVMALDFKGKEGIATSIGHSPISALIDPVAGSRNSVAESLTNIVWAPLKDGLKSVSLSANWMWPCRNEGEDARLYSAVESLSEFVIDLGINVPTGKDSLSMKQKYKDGDVLSPGTVIISAAGNCSNINQVVEPVLQKDGGDIYYINLSKDSHKLGGSSFAQILNGIGDEAPSVLDAGYFKTAFNTLQQLIKDGKILAGHDVASGGLITTLLELCFADNDLGANLDLSDIGEQDIIKLLFSENIGIVFQAKDASAENELKSAGVEFTKIGVPSTESTLKIKNKGIEIGLNIASLRDTWFKTSYLLDNKQTANGLAKDRYDNYKEQPLEYSFPSEFSGALPEVPRANRPKAAILREKGSNSEREMANAMFLAGFDVKDVHMTDLITGRETLEDIQFIGAVGGFSNSDVLGSAKGWAGAFKYNDKANKALKDFFARPDTLSVGICNGCQLFMELDLINPEHGTHGRMTYNDSHKHESNFTSVKIQENNSVMLSNLAGSTLGVWISHGEGKFSLPHTEDQYNIVAKYGYEGYPANPNGSDYNTAMLCDRTGRHLVTMPHIERSTFPWNWAHYPKDRTDVVSPWLQAFVNARVWLENR